One Gossypium hirsutum isolate 1008001.06 chromosome A11, Gossypium_hirsutum_v2.1, whole genome shotgun sequence genomic window carries:
- the LOC107944680 gene encoding leucine-rich repeat receptor-like serine/threonine-protein kinase BAM2 translates to MMRLTPISNLMAKPSFLPPFMFGLLFATFEVILSAKYPSFTVDQSALLALKSHITHDPHNFLATNWSTSTSVCNWIGVTCGSRHHRVTALNLSSMDLTGTISSQLGNLSFLAWLDIHQNSFHGSLPIELTNLRSMKYLDFGNNSFNGEIPSWFGCFIKLQRLSLYLNNFIGVIPSTLGNLSKLERLSLGGNQISGRIPNSLFKCKELKYLSLYNNSLEGSIPTEIGNLTLLDTLYLGDNHLKGEIPIIIGNLTSLQSLHLSNNKLTGEIPLVPS, encoded by the exons ATGATGCGCCTTACACCCATATCCAACCTTATGGCAAAACCAAGCTTCCTCCCTCCGTTTATGTTTGGGCTGCTATTTGCAACCTTTGAGGTTATTTTGTCTGCAAAATATCCTAGCTTCACCGTTGATCAATCTGCTCTTCTAGCACTAAAATCTCATATAACTCATGATCCCCACAATTTCTTGGCAACCAATTGGTCTACTTCTACCTCCGTTTGCAACTGGATTGGCGTCACATGTGGATCTAGGCACCACAGAGTCACTGCTCTGAATTTGTCAAGCATGGATCTCACAGGCACCATTTCTTCTCAATTGGGAAATCTATCTTTCCTTGCTTGGCTcgacattcatcaaaatagtttCCATGGCTCTTTACCCATTGAGTTAACTAATTTGCGTTCGATGAAATATTTGGACTTTGGTAACAATAGCTTCAATGGAGAAATCCCATCATGGTTTGGTTGCTTCATTAAACTTCAAAGATTGTCTCTGTACCTTAACAACTTCATTGGTGTTATCCCATCTACTCTAGGCAATTTGTCAAAACTAGAAAGGTTGAGCTTGGGTGGGAATCAAATTTCCGGTAGAATTCCAAATAGTTTATTCAAGTGCAAAGAGCTGAAGTATTTATCATTGTATAACAACTCCTTGGAGGGAAGTATACCTACAGAAATTGGAAATTTGACTTTGCTCGACACTTTGTATCTTGGTGACAACCACCTCAAAG GTGAAATTCCTATTATTATTGGAAACTTGACTTCTCTCCAATCACTTCATCTTAGCAATAACAAATTGACAG gtgAAATTCCATTGGTTCCCTCATAG